One Candidatus Auribacterota bacterium genomic window, CCCCCAGATGGTGCTCAGCCCGTGCGGCGTGGAGCGCACAGCCTTGCTTCCCTCGGAGGGAGATACGCCCATCACCTGGACCGCAAAATACGGAAGCGTGAGCATTTACGCATTCGGCCAGAACATCTGCACTGACGGGATAAACGAGCACGGTCTTTCAGCCGCCATCCTCTGGTGCGAGGATTCCAAATACCCGACCCAGCAGTCCGACCGCGCCATGAGCATTAACTATTGGGCACAGTATTTTTTGGACATGCACCTGAACGTCGCCGATGCAGTCGTCGACGCCCGGGACCTCAAGCTATATAACCCGTTGCAGGCTCTTATATCAGCCAACCTTCACCTCGTGCTGCATGATTCGAGCGGCGACAGCGCGGTCTTGGAATACGATGGGCTCGGCAACCTGAACGTGTATCGGCCGGATTCCACGCCCACAGCTTACAACGGTGTGATGACGAATGAACCGTTTTATCCGTTGCAGATTGCGAATCTAATGAACTACAAGCCGTGGGGAGGAGCACTTGATCTGCCGGGCGATTACGAATCCGAATCCCGCTTTGTCCGCGGGTCATACTGCCTCAAGGAGATGTACTCGTCCGTAAGCCACCAGGCAGCCGTTGGGGCCGCTTTCCAATTTATCGAGTACCTCGCATGGCCGTACATGTCTTCAATAGATCCGCCCCCATGGTTCACATTGTGGACGGCCGTGCGTGACCATGCGGACCTGACCTATTATTTCACCACCATGCTCAAGCCCGGCGTTCGCTCCGCGTACCTGAATTACCTCGATTTCACCGCAGGACAATCCATGAAAATGCAGGGGCTGGATGACAGCAATGAGGGAGATGTGGGCGGCGGATTTCTCGCGATGGATTACCATCCCAACGGCTTGAACAGCTACAAGCCCCTGTCAATCAATCCCTACAAGCTCTTCCCCCAGTTCCCATTCAGCTATACGCTCTATCTCGGCCAGAATATCACGAAGGCGTTCGACCTCTACGTCGTCGCTACTGGGGCTGGCCAGACATGGACGATTTACCTTGACGGGAAGGTTGAGGAGGGCATAAAGCCGGTTCTAAAAAATCAGCCGGGCGCCAGGGCCCCGATCTTGCTGAGCGTGACACCCGGGGCGGTGTTCCCAATAGAAGCGCGCGGCCAACAGGTAACATTTTACGTCGTCGCCGTCGAAGCGGGAAAGATCCCTCCCGCACTCTCTCTGGAGGGCCTCGCGGAAAACACGCCCAATGTCATCTACATGGACAAGGAGCAGATGACGATAAAATAGGATTCCGGAGTCTAGGCTTAATGACATTGGTATGGCCATCCTTTAAACTTTCCGGAGTTTACGCGCCTCACACCGCCATCCCCACCCGCCGCATGTCTCTGGAGCCCTGCATAGCTTCCGCATACAGCCGGTGGGCCATGACGACCGGCTCATAGTACGTATCGACTTCGCGGCTTCTACGCCATTTCCCCATTTTTACCACCCGTCCGTGAAACACCCCGAACATCCTGAAAAACGACGAACAAAAATCCACACATCAACCCATACACTTTTTCCCGGTTTTGCCTCCTCTGTGTCGGGAAAAACTCCAGCAAAAACTCCAGGGTCAGACCTCTACTATTGACTGAAATGTTTCAGATATATTCGATAGATTCGTTTGCATTGCCTATTGTCTGCTCGCAACTTCCAGGCCGTCAGATCGAATCTTCCCTCTCGATACAAGAGCCAATAAGGCCAAATTAACTGGTAACGCCCCTCTTTGCCGGATGATTATGGCATGTTTATCGAAGCCGGACAAACCATGCTTTACATAACCATTTGCCCAATCCGGGGGAGAGGCTTTTTATAAATATCCTCAGGAATTCCTCCATCGAGAAAAACTCCAGGGTCAGACCTCTACTATTGACTAAGAATTCTTGTTGTGCTGCCTCGGAATTTCAATAAAGTTTGAGATTGGCGCCTGATTAACCTGATTTATACCCGCACCCTAAGGCGGCCTTCGGCCGCAACCAAATCCCAAACCCCAAATCCCAAATAAGCACCAATTATTAAAATTCAGAACTTCTACGCAAATTGCGAAGAAGTTGCGATGTAAGAATCTAAAGGGTGCGCTACAGCATATCGGGTCAATCAGAGAAATCGGGTGCACACAAAAAGTTGCGAAGCTAATGTAGTGTCTCAGAAATAGGGAACATTAATTTGTCATTGCGAGTCCCGCTTAGCGGGACAAAGCAATCTCAACAGTATACGCACCAAGAGATTGCTTCGTCGCTGCGCTCCTCGCAATGACATAACTCATGTAGTGTAATTATGAAACACTACACTAACGTGTCGAATGCCGGTATCGTGCGTATTTCTAGGCAGAATTTTTGGGGATACTCCAGAACATTATTCCTGTCACTGAATTTAACCACCCTCTCGCGGCACTCGCCCCCTGTGAGCCTCAATGGAGAGGAGGAACTCCTTCCACTTTGTCCCCGCCGAGAAGCCGCCCAAACCCCGCTTCCCCACAACCCTGTGGCAGGGGACAATGAGAGGGAGCGGGTTGGCAGCACAGGCGTTTCCGACGGCGCGGCACGCCCCGGGAGAGCCGGCTGAG contains:
- a CDS encoding linear amide C-N hydrolase, with the translated sequence MKGYRCLFYVVVVASILFIGQCAWSCSELFLNNEFRISARTMEFLIPMFPQMVLSPCGVERTALLPSEGDTPITWTAKYGSVSIYAFGQNICTDGINEHGLSAAILWCEDSKYPTQQSDRAMSINYWAQYFLDMHLNVADAVVDARDLKLYNPLQALISANLHLVLHDSSGDSAVLEYDGLGNLNVYRPDSTPTAYNGVMTNEPFYPLQIANLMNYKPWGGALDLPGDYESESRFVRGSYCLKEMYSSVSHQAAVGAAFQFIEYLAWPYMSSIDPPPWFTLWTAVRDHADLTYYFTTMLKPGVRSAYLNYLDFTAGQSMKMQGLDDSNEGDVGGGFLAMDYHPNGLNSYKPLSINPYKLFPQFPFSYTLYLGQNITKAFDLYVVATGAGQTWTIYLDGKVEEGIKPVLKNQPGARAPILLSVTPGAVFPIEARGQQVTFYVVAVEAGKIPPALSLEGLAENTPNVIYMDKEQMTIK